The Burkholderia pyrrocinia genomic sequence GCCCGCCGCCCCGCGAGCACACCTACGCAGCCGGCCCCTGCGCCGCCGCGCCCGCTTCGACCACCACGCCCGGCGAACCGCGCTCGTCGGTGTCGGCGTCGACCGGCACTATGTCGTGAAAATGCGTGTAGTCGATATGCGTGATGCCGTCTTCGTCGTGCATCAGGTCGACATAACGATGACGCCAGCGGATCTCCCCATGCGCCCACGAGTGACGCGCCTGCATGACCTGCGCGGTCGTCTCGTCCGAGCCCTCGATCGTGATCAGCAGCGACGCGTCGCGCGCGGCGAGCGATTCGGGCGTCTCGCCGAACAGCGCGCTCGATTCGTCGATCACGTGCATCAGGTTCCAGCCGAGCAGGAAGATCGGATGCTCGCTGCGCACGAGCGGCAGGTCGTGGATCTTGCGCAGCGAGTAGCCCTCGTGCGTGCCTTCGACGCGCATCAGCCGCAATTTCGCCTGCGCCTCGGCAATCACGTTCTGGCGCGCGTTCGCGGCGCGCACCATCAGCGTCATTCGGCCGTTCAGCGGCCGCACGATCGCATAGCGCGCGAACAGGATCTTCGCCTGCGGCCGGGAAAACCGCGCGAACACGAGCCCCGTCGCCAGCGCGATGCTCGACATCCCGACGAAGATTTCGAACGTCGCGACCAGGTGCGCATAAGTGGTCTGCGGATGCATGTCGCCGTAGCCGACGGTCGCGAGCGTCTCGACGCTGAAGAAGAACGCGCCGCCGAACCCGGACGGCGACTGGTTCGCGATCGGCGCGTGGCCGAGCATGTAGAGCATCGCGAAACCGCCGTTGAGCAGCAGGAACAGCACCGCGAGCGACAGGAAAAACACGGGCCAGCTCACCGTCAGCGCGCGGTGATAGAAGTCGCGCCAACCGAGCGGCGGCATCCCGTACGCGATCACCGGGCGGGTGCCCGACCAGATCTTGCGGCCACGGCCGCGGGAGGCGGGGGAGGACGAATCGACGTTCATCGCGCGGTGCCGGTTGCAGGAAGGCGATGAGCGTAGCACGCGCGGCGGCGGCCGGGAATGCGTGCCGATTCGGAAT encodes the following:
- a CDS encoding ion channel → MNVDSSSPASRGRGRKIWSGTRPVIAYGMPPLGWRDFYHRALTVSWPVFFLSLAVLFLLLNGGFAMLYMLGHAPIANQSPSGFGGAFFFSVETLATVGYGDMHPQTTYAHLVATFEIFVGMSSIALATGLVFARFSRPQAKILFARYAIVRPLNGRMTLMVRAANARQNVIAEAQAKLRLMRVEGTHEGYSLRKIHDLPLVRSEHPIFLLGWNLMHVIDESSALFGETPESLAARDASLLITIEGSDETTAQVMQARHSWAHGEIRWRHRYVDLMHDEDGITHIDYTHFHDIVPVDADTDERGSPGVVVEAGAAAQGPAA